The following are encoded together in the Myxococcales bacterium genome:
- a CDS encoding alpha/beta fold hydrolase codes for MPAMFDAPKFHARAPWWGPDLQTLRNLLVGSAPELPANESTRIPLPLLDDSGDVLSGILNEPASSNRTDAKPLVVLIHGLSGCEESSYMLNSTGYWLARGHRVLRLNLRGAGPSRATCGQQYHAGRTGDLRDALGGLSPSLRADGLLLCGYSLGGNMLLKFLAEHGERFPIIAAASVSAPIDLAAASARFLDARNWGYHRHLLQKMKHECFEGPIDVSTSERRTIMACRSILEFDERVVAPRNGYRDASHYYVENHAQRFLSEIKIPTLLVHALDDPWIPSHAYTSYPWKQNPSLHPVLVAGGGHVGFHARGSTVPYYDRCFGAFADALRA; via the coding sequence ATGCCCGCCATGTTTGATGCTCCCAAATTCCATGCACGTGCCCCCTGGTGGGGGCCGGACCTCCAGACCCTGCGAAACCTGTTGGTTGGGTCCGCGCCGGAACTGCCCGCCAACGAATCGACGCGAATTCCTCTGCCGCTCCTCGACGACAGCGGCGATGTGCTCTCCGGTATCTTGAACGAGCCGGCTTCCTCGAATCGAACCGACGCCAAGCCGCTCGTCGTGTTGATCCACGGGCTTTCGGGTTGCGAAGAGAGTTCTTACATGCTGAACAGTACAGGCTATTGGTTGGCGCGGGGTCACCGGGTATTGCGTCTCAACCTGAGGGGAGCCGGTCCATCGAGAGCGACCTGTGGTCAGCAATACCACGCGGGGCGCACCGGAGATCTGCGGGACGCACTCGGAGGATTATCTCCGTCGCTTCGGGCGGACGGACTGCTGCTATGCGGCTACTCCCTTGGCGGCAATATGCTGCTCAAATTTCTGGCCGAGCACGGCGAGCGCTTTCCCATCATTGCCGCCGCTTCGGTCTCGGCACCGATCGATCTGGCCGCGGCATCGGCGCGGTTTCTCGACGCGAGAAATTGGGGCTATCACCGGCATCTACTGCAGAAGATGAAGCACGAGTGCTTCGAGGGTCCGATTGACGTGAGCACGAGCGAACGCCGGACCATCATGGCGTGTCGCAGCATCCTCGAATTCGATGAGCGCGTGGTCGCGCCGCGAAACGGCTACCGCGATGCATCCCACTACTACGTGGAAAACCACGCGCAAAGGTTTCTATCCGAAATCAAGATCCCCACACTCCTGGTACACGCGCTCGATGATCCCTGGATTCCGAGCCACGCCTATACGAGCTACCCATGGAAGCAAAACCCTTCGCTTCATCCGGTCCTTGTGGCCGGCGGTGGACATGTCGGTTTCCATGCCCGGGGTAGTACCGTGCCCTACTACGATCGCTGCTTTGGCGCCTTCGCAGATGCACTACGAGCCTGA
- the ettA gene encoding energy-dependent translational throttle protein EttA: MKSLKPGQPILTVSHLKRKFGDRKILTDVSFSLQPGDRVGVLGVNGAGKSSLMRIVAGHDPDFEGVCVPAKGASVGYVPQEPELDLDKTVRENVELAIAETRSYIARYEEILKLWEDPEVLESEEKTNALLEEQGEVQDILEHRDAMDPAKLDAKIEMAMAALRLPPGDKKTAQLSGGERRRVSLCKELLAQPDLLILDEPTNHLDADTITWLENYLANYSGTYMLVTHDRYFLDRVANRMLEVAHGEVKSYTGNYSSFLEAKEVQEDIQDRTDANLRKAVARELEWIRSTPQARRTKSKARIDAYDKMVEEASKIIPAQEMDLRIPFGPRLGSKVVSLRGVCKAYDGRVLFENLDWDVPPGAIVGITGANGLGKTTLINLITGRDTADKGEVDVGKNTKFCYVDQNRQDLDPEKTVYEEVSGGSEIIEYGDKELSVRHYLARFLFTGAIQQTPVGRLSGGERARVQLAKILRKSSNFVILDEPTNDLDLMTLRVLEEALGAFPGCAIVITHDRYFLDRVATHILGFEGDGKIEYCTGSWEIYAEQRAKREAAGEGTSKAFKHRRIERAH, from the coding sequence ATGAAGAGCCTCAAGCCGGGTCAGCCGATCCTGACCGTTTCACATCTCAAACGTAAATTTGGTGATCGCAAGATTCTCACCGACGTGAGCTTCAGCCTGCAGCCAGGCGACCGGGTTGGCGTGCTCGGGGTCAACGGGGCGGGCAAATCGTCGTTGATGCGGATCGTCGCTGGACACGACCCGGACTTCGAAGGGGTGTGCGTCCCCGCCAAGGGCGCTTCGGTGGGATACGTCCCCCAAGAACCCGAACTCGATCTGGACAAGACCGTGCGCGAAAACGTCGAACTCGCAATCGCCGAAACTCGTTCCTATATCGCACGCTACGAAGAGATCCTCAAGTTGTGGGAAGATCCGGAAGTCCTCGAGAGCGAAGAAAAGACCAACGCGCTGCTCGAAGAACAAGGTGAAGTGCAGGACATCCTCGAACATCGCGACGCCATGGATCCGGCAAAACTCGACGCCAAGATCGAGATGGCGATGGCCGCACTGCGACTTCCTCCCGGAGACAAGAAAACCGCGCAGCTTTCGGGTGGCGAAAGGAGACGAGTCTCGCTCTGCAAAGAACTGCTCGCGCAACCCGACCTGCTGATTCTCGACGAACCGACCAATCACCTAGACGCCGACACCATCACCTGGCTCGAAAATTATCTCGCCAACTATTCGGGCACCTACATGCTGGTGACCCATGATCGCTACTTTCTGGACCGCGTGGCAAACCGCATGCTCGAAGTCGCCCACGGTGAGGTCAAGTCGTACACCGGAAACTATTCGAGCTTTCTCGAGGCGAAGGAGGTTCAGGAGGACATCCAGGATCGAACCGACGCCAATCTCAGGAAGGCCGTCGCCCGGGAACTCGAATGGATCCGCTCGACCCCCCAGGCTCGCCGCACCAAGAGCAAGGCGCGAATCGACGCTTACGACAAGATGGTCGAAGAAGCTTCGAAGATCATTCCGGCTCAAGAAATGGATCTACGAATTCCCTTCGGCCCGCGCCTCGGCAGCAAGGTCGTCTCCCTGCGCGGAGTCTGCAAGGCGTACGACGGTAGGGTGTTGTTCGAAAATCTCGATTGGGACGTACCGCCCGGAGCCATCGTGGGCATCACCGGGGCAAATGGGCTGGGGAAGACCACGCTCATCAACTTGATCACCGGCCGCGACACAGCGGACAAAGGTGAGGTCGACGTCGGAAAGAACACGAAGTTTTGTTACGTCGATCAGAACCGGCAGGATCTCGATCCCGAAAAGACTGTCTACGAGGAAGTCTCGGGCGGGTCGGAGATTATCGAGTATGGGGACAAAGAACTTTCGGTCCGCCACTACCTGGCTCGGTTTCTGTTCACCGGGGCAATCCAACAGACGCCGGTCGGTCGGCTCTCGGGGGGCGAGCGCGCCCGTGTCCAACTGGCCAAGATCCTGCGCAAGTCCTCGAACTTCGTCATTCTCGACGAACCCACAAATGATCTCGATCTCATGACCTTGCGCGTGCTCGAAGAAGCGCTGGGCGCATTCCCCGGCTGCGCGATCGTGATCACCCATGATCGCTACTTCCTCGATCGCGTCGCCACCCACATCCTGGGTTTCGAAGGCGACGGCAAAATCGAGTACTGCACCGGCTCCTGGGAGATCTACGCCGAGCAGCGGGCCAAGCGCGAGGCCGCGGGCGAGGGCACCTCCAAAGCATTCAAGCACCGCCGCATCGAGCGGGCGCACTGA
- a CDS encoding FxsA family protein: MGRLLLLFIALPALELLLLIELGSRIGSLETIALIVLTGIVGASMARNQGLRVLSHVQQQLAKGLMPTDSLVDGIMILVASALLVTPGILTDLFGFLCLVPGFRALVKAEVVKRFERAIAENRIHVHHSGTPPGPIHFENEPAPRGPIVDVTPVSKEEE; this comes from the coding sequence ATGGGAAGACTCCTGCTGCTGTTCATCGCACTTCCTGCGCTGGAACTGCTGCTGCTGATCGAATTGGGATCTCGCATCGGCAGTCTCGAAACCATCGCGCTGATCGTACTGACCGGAATTGTCGGCGCCTCAATGGCCCGCAACCAGGGCCTGCGCGTGCTCTCTCACGTCCAGCAGCAGCTGGCGAAGGGCTTGATGCCCACCGACTCTCTGGTCGACGGGATCATGATCCTGGTCGCCTCCGCGCTTCTCGTTACCCCGGGCATTCTCACCGACCTCTTCGGGTTCCTGTGCCTCGTCCCAGGCTTCCGCGCGCTAGTAAAAGCCGAAGTCGTAAAACGCTTCGAACGAGCCATCGCCGAGAACCGAATTCATGTACACCACTCGGGCACTCCGCCGGGCCCCATCCACTTCGAGAACGAGCCGGCTCCTCGAGGCCCCATCGTGGACGTGACTCCCGTCTCTAAAGAAGAAGAGTGA
- a CDS encoding TIGR03617 family F420-dependent LLM class oxidoreductase, with translation MKVYTTAPLDDPRDARKSFSRLEEIGYDGAFSFEAKHDPFLPLVLAAENTQTLRIGTAIAIAFARNPMNLANLAYGMQSISEGRFVLGLGSQVKPHIEKRFSMPWSEPAKRMREIVLAIRAIFDAWEGKAKLDFRGKFYRHTIMIPAFDPGPNPFGPPPILTGGFGPLMTEVAGEVADGFIGHPFNSRKALLENTMPALASGLAKSGRKREDIEIICATLTVTAAADDEQGFEQIKHAARKQIAFYGSTPAYLPTLACHGWEDLHLELNRMSKQGKWDEMTDLISDEVLETIAVVGPREEIAQRIHERLDGIADGVSLTHNRAPDPTQWADIVPKIQQG, from the coding sequence ATGAAGGTCTATACGACAGCCCCTCTCGATGATCCTCGGGATGCCCGCAAGTCGTTTTCCCGCCTCGAAGAAATTGGCTACGACGGAGCGTTCAGTTTCGAAGCCAAGCACGACCCGTTTCTTCCGCTGGTTCTGGCGGCCGAAAACACCCAAACCTTGCGGATCGGTACCGCGATCGCCATCGCCTTTGCGCGCAACCCGATGAACCTCGCCAATCTCGCGTACGGCATGCAGAGCATCAGCGAGGGGCGCTTCGTCCTGGGCCTGGGCTCTCAAGTGAAGCCCCATATCGAAAAGCGCTTCAGCATGCCGTGGTCTGAACCCGCAAAGCGCATGCGCGAGATTGTGCTCGCCATCCGCGCGATCTTCGACGCCTGGGAGGGCAAGGCCAAGCTCGACTTCCGCGGCAAGTTCTACCGGCACACGATCATGATCCCAGCCTTCGACCCCGGTCCCAACCCGTTTGGACCGCCGCCGATCCTCACCGGTGGCTTCGGCCCCTTGATGACCGAAGTCGCGGGCGAAGTTGCGGACGGCTTCATCGGCCACCCGTTCAACAGCCGCAAAGCGCTGCTCGAAAACACCATGCCCGCCCTCGCATCGGGGCTCGCAAAGAGCGGGCGCAAGCGCGAGGACATCGAGATCATCTGCGCGACGCTTACCGTGACCGCTGCCGCAGACGATGAACAAGGTTTCGAACAGATCAAACACGCTGCGCGCAAGCAAATCGCCTTCTACGGTTCAACGCCGGCGTACCTCCCGACTCTCGCGTGTCATGGTTGGGAAGATCTGCATCTCGAATTGAATCGGATGTCCAAGCAAGGCAAGTGGGACGAGATGACGGATCTGATCAGTGACGAAGTACTCGAGACGATCGCGGTGGTCGGGCCGCGCGAAGAAATTGCGCAACGGATTCACGAACGGCTCGATGGCATTGCTGACGGAGTGAGCCTTACGCACAACCGCGCGCCCGACCCTACCCAGTGGGCCGATATCGTTCCGAAAATTCAGCAAGGTTGA
- a CDS encoding TVP38/TMEM64 family protein: MISNRIVKALFTGIWALAMAAACWGWFRSGLEFRDVPELLDAWLSQFGLGRAALIYVVLYTIRPLVLFPATLLTIASGMLFGPWLGILFTIIGENASANFAFWIARWLGRSWVDDREEGRIRAWDDKIRKNALTSVLLMRLLYVPFDAVNYGCGLTSMRQRDFCIGTFLGILPALVSFVLLGGAGAAGVENRMLLFGSAVFFFVIGLIVAKLLKRVSPEQEAS; encoded by the coding sequence ATGATTTCGAATCGTATCGTCAAGGCTCTGTTCACTGGCATCTGGGCACTCGCAATGGCGGCCGCCTGCTGGGGGTGGTTTCGCAGCGGGCTCGAGTTTCGTGACGTCCCCGAGTTGTTGGACGCCTGGCTCTCACAGTTTGGGCTGGGGCGGGCGGCCCTGATCTATGTCGTGCTCTACACCATCCGTCCGTTGGTCTTGTTTCCCGCGACGCTGCTCACGATCGCATCCGGCATGCTGTTCGGCCCCTGGCTGGGGATCCTCTTCACCATCATCGGCGAGAACGCGAGCGCAAACTTCGCCTTCTGGATTGCGCGCTGGCTGGGTCGAAGTTGGGTCGACGATCGCGAAGAGGGGCGCATTCGGGCGTGGGACGACAAGATTCGCAAAAACGCCCTTACCAGCGTCCTGCTCATGCGCTTGCTCTACGTTCCCTTCGACGCAGTCAACTACGGCTGCGGTCTGACTTCGATGCGGCAACGCGACTTCTGCATTGGTACGTTTCTCGGCATCCTGCCCGCGCTCGTATCTTTCGTGTTGCTCGGGGGCGCCGGAGCGGCGGGCGTCGAAAATCGCATGCTGCTGTTCGGAAGCGCGGTCTTCTTTTTCGTCATCGGGCTGATCGTGGCGAAACTTCTAAAGCGAGTATCTCCGGAACAAGAAGCCAGTTGA
- a CDS encoding NADPH:quinone oxidoreductase family protein, whose product MKTWQIQRHGEPTTAIELVDTEIPEPEAAEVRIRVDAAAIGLPDVFMCRGTYAFRPELPFTPGQEVSGTVVAKGRDAKTAIGERVMAVTSFFRGFGGLAEEALALDGATHPAPSEMDSAEAACFVIPYHTAYIGLVTRGQLQPGETLVVLGAAGGTGTAAVQLGCALGARVIAVAAGPEKGELCRELGADLVIDHRKSDIAEAIRDATAGKGANVIYDPVGGEACDAALHAIASEGRLLIIGFASGKFHDAPSAVLIQKNASMVGVYVGAYSKPFTSTVHEALLELWRDKKIRGVVSSRVGFDEAAVVLEELARRRSMGKTIVYV is encoded by the coding sequence ATGAAGACCTGGCAGATTCAGCGCCATGGCGAGCCCACCACCGCCATCGAACTCGTCGACACCGAGATCCCCGAACCCGAAGCCGCTGAAGTTCGCATTCGCGTCGACGCGGCGGCGATCGGCTTGCCCGACGTTTTCATGTGTCGCGGCACGTACGCTTTCCGTCCCGAACTCCCGTTTACTCCCGGCCAAGAAGTGTCGGGCACGGTCGTGGCCAAAGGCAGAGATGCAAAGACCGCAATTGGCGAGCGGGTCATGGCGGTGACTTCCTTCTTTCGAGGCTTCGGCGGCCTGGCGGAAGAGGCGCTGGCCCTCGACGGGGCGACCCACCCTGCCCCCTCCGAGATGGATTCGGCCGAAGCCGCGTGTTTTGTCATTCCCTATCACACGGCCTACATCGGGCTCGTGACCCGAGGCCAATTGCAGCCGGGCGAAACTCTGGTCGTGCTCGGGGCGGCCGGCGGAACCGGAACTGCAGCGGTGCAACTGGGCTGTGCACTCGGCGCCCGGGTGATCGCCGTAGCGGCCGGCCCCGAAAAAGGTGAACTGTGCCGCGAACTCGGGGCCGACCTCGTCATCGACCACCGGAAATCGGACATCGCGGAAGCGATCCGCGACGCGACAGCCGGAAAAGGCGCCAATGTGATCTACGATCCAGTCGGCGGTGAAGCTTGCGACGCGGCACTCCACGCGATCGCGAGCGAAGGCCGACTGCTGATCATTGGATTCGCGAGCGGAAAGTTTCACGACGCGCCCTCGGCCGTGCTCATCCAGAAGAATGCGTCGATGGTGGGCGTCTATGTCGGAGCGTATTCGAAGCCATTCACCAGCACAGTGCACGAAGCATTGCTCGAACTCTGGCGCGACAAGAAGATCCGCGGAGTTGTCTCCAGTCGCGTCGGCTTCGACGAAGCTGCTGTGGTCCTCGAAGAACTGGCGAGGCGCCGGAGTATGGGAAAGACCATCGTCTATGTCTGA
- a CDS encoding pyridoxamine 5'-phosphate oxidase family protein → MKFLNEIGPREADFIDAQHVFFVATAPLSADGHVNLSPKGYASFARLDANTVAYIDLGGSGIETHAHLRENGRICLMFCAFEGDPLILRLYGTGRGHQYGTPEFHALRHHFPEIEVPVRGIIEVSVTSVQRSCGFAVPNYEFLSDREQLKEHNAKRNQQEFIAHRISTNGTSIDDLPGLESME, encoded by the coding sequence ATGAAGTTCCTGAACGAGATCGGACCCCGCGAGGCCGACTTCATTGATGCACAGCACGTGTTCTTCGTCGCCACGGCCCCGTTGTCCGCCGATGGCCACGTCAACCTCTCACCCAAAGGCTACGCGAGCTTTGCGCGCCTCGACGCAAACACGGTGGCGTACATCGACCTGGGGGGCAGCGGGATCGAGACCCACGCGCACTTGCGCGAAAACGGCCGCATCTGTCTGATGTTCTGCGCTTTCGAAGGCGATCCCCTGATCTTGCGGCTCTACGGCACGGGCCGCGGACATCAATACGGCACGCCCGAATTCCATGCCCTGAGACACCACTTTCCCGAAATCGAAGTTCCGGTGCGGGGCATCATCGAAGTTTCGGTGACGAGTGTCCAGCGCTCGTGCGGTTTTGCGGTTCCCAACTACGAGTTTCTGAGCGATCGCGAACAACTGAAGGAGCACAACGCAAAACGAAACCAGCAAGAGTTCATCGCCCACCGCATCTCGACCAACGGCACGAGCATCGACGACTTGCCCGGGCTCGAGAGCATGGAATGA
- a CDS encoding autotransporter domain-containing protein translates to MGERTTVTCTDTSTAYEPSVFETDDIDLTVETSSDTVEAETGDAQAILLNAGSTITNNGDITATIDAGQNAIVIGDDATIINNNSITGDQSAIVIGNNATITNSGTITGGSDAIVFTGTDSTAINTVENLSGGVITTAAGAAIVGSVGTENINLRDGSTVTGDINLFGAADVVTIESGATVNGNIDLGDGDDQLILEDGADTTGNVQAGNGNDTITLRGSSGGGSTLHGDIDLGDSEVPTGAGERNALILEEGSFLDGSVTGGANDDFVDVGTDATIGGDIDLLGGSDELTISSGAMVNGNVSLDGANSTITNDGSITATVSTHNAIEIGDNATITNSGTITGGSDAAGSAIVFTGTDIGAINTVENLSGGLITTDAGAAIVGSVAIEEITLRDGSTVTGDINLMDGADVLTIDRGAVLIGNIDLGPGSDALFFESGAIYTGSITTGSSGDTRDRVILRGGFVGLGSTVNGDIQLGVSDLSQGAGEENLLGLQIGSLLVGNVTGGSADDSIEIGSDAQIMGAISLGNGTNDVLISNRGVLLGNLTAGDGMDTVIITSDALVTGDIDLGAGDDVLELFINSTVDGSIMLGDGEDTLDYDPGVSVTGNINLGNDNDTLLLRPSAVIPSLDAGPGSDTLHLGADPVGAATVGSIDLFDADQFEVLVVGPADFNDAFVWRVSTSSPTVFEDGIVMQTGALLFDGVVELDVEASGFSQQANSVMVFIVGEAVVDSQLKLTGALTLDPTSPDPMDPLQIGASVLVTIQGVLNEGDYTLIRATGGITGSFDEEILPTIVTFSFSTAFVDVGMGVDEFVFTATRIFTYESFARSASERNTGQYLDDARLNADMTFLDGVISPLDLLPANQLTTALAQLHAESYDAHTSNILSWGRVQQQELQQRSMRCERFQYAPLPNVVTEDPCGSGGFMPWAKVIGNFGQNSLSFDRGYDSIAVGALVGVDYKWNENLWISGSMGYGTIEIDHDGGADSSFKSVDLGIAVGTVRGPLSVRGSFSYSHGFHDIDRDVDFRAARLEGQYDSDRISLALGAGYRFKVGPIVIEPNASIDYSHVEEEAVKEKGNAEIALDLKARQTDIVSGTAGLRFSANILKYRYVGELLEWADGLWMPSVTAQWRQAFVGFDRNFSARMQGAPSGAGSFKSKASDASGGVEVGAHLGFQPMKSANTIEFGYDGFFGGDVTNHSANVSVRIPF, encoded by the coding sequence ATGGGAGAAAGAACGACTGTTACCTGCACGGATACCTCGACAGCGTATGAACCGTCTGTCTTCGAAACGGATGACATCGACCTGACTGTAGAAACGTCAAGCGACACGGTGGAGGCGGAGACGGGGGACGCCCAGGCCATTCTCCTCAACGCGGGCAGCACCATCACGAACAATGGCGACATCACTGCGACAATAGACGCTGGCCAGAACGCCATCGTGATCGGTGATGATGCGACCATCATCAATAACAATTCAATCACGGGTGACCAGAGCGCCATCGTGATCGGCAATAACGCAACCATCACCAACAGCGGCACGATCACGGGTGGCTCGGACGCAATTGTCTTTACAGGAACGGATTCGACCGCCATCAACACCGTTGAAAACTTGAGCGGCGGAGTGATCACAACCGCCGCGGGCGCTGCGATCGTAGGCAGCGTTGGCACCGAAAACATCAACCTTCGAGACGGATCAACCGTTACCGGCGACATCAATCTGTTCGGCGCTGCGGACGTGGTTACGATCGAAAGCGGCGCGACCGTGAATGGAAACATCGATCTCGGAGACGGTGATGATCAGCTGATTCTCGAAGATGGCGCCGATACTACCGGGAACGTTCAAGCTGGAAACGGCAACGATACAATCACATTGAGAGGAAGTAGCGGCGGAGGTTCGACGCTGCACGGAGACATCGATCTCGGCGACAGCGAAGTTCCCACGGGCGCGGGCGAGCGAAACGCGTTGATTCTAGAGGAAGGGTCCTTCCTCGACGGCAGCGTGACGGGTGGCGCCAACGACGACTTTGTCGATGTTGGCACTGATGCAACCATTGGGGGCGATATCGATCTCTTGGGTGGTTCGGATGAGCTCACCATCAGCAGCGGCGCGATGGTGAATGGAAATGTCAGTCTCGACGGCGCGAACAGCACCATCACGAACGACGGCAGCATCACTGCGACAGTCTCTACCCATAACGCCATCGAGATCGGCGACAACGCAACCATCACCAACAGCGGCACGATCACGGGCGGCTCGGACGCGGCGGGTTCTGCGATCGTCTTTACGGGGACGGATATTGGCGCCATCAACACCGTCGAAAACTTGAGCGGCGGTCTGATCACGACTGACGCGGGCGCTGCGATCGTAGGCAGCGTAGCGATAGAAGAAATTACGCTTCGCGATGGGTCGACCGTGACGGGCGATATCAATTTAATGGATGGCGCGGACGTGCTCACCATCGACCGTGGCGCGGTATTGATTGGAAACATTGATCTCGGCCCCGGTAGCGATGCTCTGTTTTTCGAGTCTGGCGCTATTTACACCGGGTCCATAACGACTGGAAGCAGTGGCGACACACGCGACAGAGTGATTCTGAGGGGAGGGTTTGTTGGTCTCGGTTCGACGGTTAACGGAGATATCCAACTCGGCGTAAGTGATCTATCTCAGGGCGCAGGAGAGGAAAACCTGTTGGGGCTACAAATAGGATCCCTCCTCGTAGGTAACGTGACTGGCGGTTCCGCTGACGACTCGATCGAAATTGGTTCTGATGCTCAGATCATGGGTGCAATCAGCCTTGGCAACGGAACGAATGACGTGCTGATTTCCAATCGCGGGGTCCTGCTGGGTAACCTCACCGCGGGCGACGGCATGGATACGGTCATCATCACCTCTGACGCGTTAGTGACCGGTGATATCGATTTGGGTGCAGGAGACGACGTTCTCGAACTCTTCATCAACTCAACCGTCGACGGTTCAATCATGCTGGGCGATGGCGAAGATACGCTCGACTACGATCCCGGGGTTAGCGTGACCGGGAACATCAACCTCGGCAACGACAACGACACGTTGCTCCTCAGACCTTCGGCCGTCATTCCGTCACTGGACGCCGGCCCCGGCAGCGACACCCTACACCTGGGTGCAGACCCGGTCGGCGCGGCGACGGTGGGAAGCATCGATCTATTTGACGCGGACCAATTCGAGGTGCTCGTAGTCGGTCCCGCTGATTTCAATGATGCTTTTGTTTGGAGGGTATCGACCAGTTCCCCGACCGTATTTGAAGACGGTATCGTCATGCAGACCGGAGCCTTGCTTTTTGACGGCGTGGTCGAACTGGACGTGGAGGCTTCTGGCTTTAGCCAGCAAGCGAACTCCGTCATGGTCTTTATCGTGGGAGAGGCCGTCGTAGACAGCCAGCTGAAGCTGACTGGCGCGCTCACGCTCGACCCGACGAGTCCAGACCCAATGGATCCTTTGCAAATAGGTGCCTCAGTATTGGTGACGATCCAGGGAGTCCTCAACGAAGGCGACTATACGCTGATCAGGGCGACCGGAGGCATTACGGGTTCTTTCGACGAAGAGATCTTGCCGACGATCGTAACCTTCTCGTTTTCGACTGCGTTCGTGGACGTCGGTATGGGTGTCGATGAGTTTGTGTTTACTGCTACGCGCATATTTACCTACGAAAGTTTCGCGCGCTCAGCCAGCGAGCGAAACACCGGGCAGTATTTGGACGACGCGCGGCTGAACGCCGACATGACTTTCCTTGACGGGGTCATCTCTCCCCTCGATTTGCTGCCAGCCAACCAACTCACAACCGCCCTCGCTCAACTCCACGCCGAAAGCTACGACGCACACACGAGCAACATTCTCTCCTGGGGCCGAGTGCAGCAGCAAGAACTCCAGCAGCGCTCCATGCGTTGCGAGCGTTTTCAGTACGCGCCGCTTCCCAATGTCGTCACCGAAGACCCCTGCGGTTCGGGTGGCTTCATGCCCTGGGCCAAAGTGATTGGCAATTTCGGTCAGAACAGCCTCAGTTTCGACAGAGGCTACGATTCAATCGCCGTTGGCGCGCTCGTCGGCGTCGATTATAAGTGGAATGAGAACCTCTGGATCAGCGGGAGCATGGGCTACGGCACGATTGAAATCGATCACGACGGCGGCGCTGACAGCAGCTTCAAAAGTGTTGACCTGGGTATCGCTGTGGGCACCGTCCGCGGACCCTTGAGTGTTCGAGGTTCCTTCAGTTACAGCCACGGCTTCCACGACATCGACCGGGACGTTGATTTTCGCGCTGCCAGGCTCGAGGGCCAGTACGACAGCGATCGTATCAGTCTCGCCCTGGGTGCCGGTTATCGTTTCAAGGTCGGTCCGATCGTGATTGAGCCGAACGCCTCGATCGACTATTCGCACGTCGAAGAAGAGGCCGTGAAGGAGAAGGGCAACGCCGAAATCGCGCTCGATCTCAAGGCTCGCCAGACCGACATTGTCAGCGGGACTGCCGGGTTGCGGTTCAGCGCCAACATCCTGAAGTATCGCTACGTCGGCGAACTGCTCGAGTGGGCGGATGGTCTGTGGATGCCAAGCGTAACTGCGCAGTGGCGACAGGCCTTTGTCGGTTTCGACCGGAACTTCAGCGCCCGGATGCAGGGCGCCCCGTCCGGCGCGGGCAGCTTCAAGTCCAAGGCGAGTGACGCGAGCGGCGGCGTGGAAGTCGGAGCCCACCTCGGCTTTCAGCCGATGAAATCTGCGAACACGATCGAGTTCGGCTACGACGGTTTCTTTGGCGGCGATGTCACGAACCACTCGGCGAACGTGTCGGTGCGCATTCCCTTTTAA
- a CDS encoding DUF4410 domain-containing protein: MKSPELVRVVISLAFLSLMMGCASSALQGKRTFTSGETMSRPSRVLVYDFRSDLPQVKADDRREQQELFHESRDALAEQLVSRLRSMGFMARRVGHDIKPNPNEIMVEGRFVSIDKGNRFTRNVIGFGIGSTEMVAQVQVLRARADNPNKQLLFDFRAVSKGSKKPGIILPVGMGAQAVAVASGAVGVVGEVKGPVTQDAIRMADAIADDLGLFFVKQGWVSQEALEK, translated from the coding sequence ATGAAATCACCAGAACTGGTCCGAGTTGTGATCTCCCTCGCCTTTCTCAGTCTGATGATGGGTTGTGCCTCTTCAGCCTTGCAGGGAAAGCGAACGTTCACGAGCGGGGAGACGATGTCGCGACCCTCGCGAGTTTTGGTCTACGACTTTCGTTCGGATCTCCCCCAGGTCAAGGCCGACGATCGCAGGGAACAGCAGGAACTCTTTCATGAATCGCGGGATGCGCTCGCCGAGCAACTCGTCAGCCGACTCCGCAGCATGGGGTTCATGGCGAGACGTGTTGGACACGACATCAAACCCAATCCCAATGAGATCATGGTCGAGGGCAGGTTCGTCAGCATCGACAAGGGCAACCGGTTTACGCGCAACGTCATCGGCTTCGGTATCGGGTCTACCGAGATGGTGGCTCAAGTTCAGGTCCTGCGAGCGAGGGCCGACAATCCGAACAAGCAACTCCTGTTCGACTTCCGCGCAGTGTCAAAAGGGAGCAAGAAACCGGGCATCATACTGCCGGTCGGGATGGGGGCCCAGGCAGTCGCAGTAGCTTCGGGGGCTGTGGGGGTGGTGGGCGAAGTGAAGGGACCCGTCACCCAGGATGCGATCCGCATGGCGGATGCAATCGCAGATGATCTCGGTTTGTTCTTCGTGAAGCAGGGCTGGGTGTCGCAAGAAGCCCTCGAGAAATAG